One genomic window of Arachis stenosperma cultivar V10309 chromosome 10, arast.V10309.gnm1.PFL2, whole genome shotgun sequence includes the following:
- the LOC130955389 gene encoding protein GRAVITROPIC IN THE LIGHT 1-like — translation METIATKSVTKARSNNKLSNTIQKLTTLNFASNNALFFLTTHETKAHHHQSKNKNEESKARTRRREVMEALIARLFAGVTTIKASYAELQMAQQPYNNEAIQKADQAVVDELISISELKKTFLKKELNISSPQVTLMLAEVQEQQSLMKTFGITIQKLQSLADTKDSEISSMKKQLHECTAFNKSLEKKLHSSASLSKFENLHLSELNTTHFIHFLQHTLSTMKSFTKLIIKEMESSNWDLELVAKCIQPDAVFIKQSHQCYAFESFVNMTMFEGFNVPSEPLEKHHNRNLYLENFKRHKSLNTKHYLSAHDPNSSFARFLKSKYLQVVHEKMECSFFGNLNHRKLLKLNNGGVPDSAFFVAFAEMAKRVWCLHCLALSLDEDVRIFQVKKNTRFSEAYMECEAEQVVSTSSEEVTDSDSGELRVGFTVVPGFMIGKSVIQSQVYLSPVS, via the coding sequence ATGGAAACCATTGCAACCAAATCAGTAACCAAAGCTAGAAGCAATAATAAACTCTCCAACACAATCCAGAAGCTCACTACTCTCAATTTTGCTTCAAACAATGCCCTTTTCTTCCTCACTACTCATGAAACCAAAGCACATCATCATCAATCTAAGAACAAAAATGAAGAATCCAAagcaagaacaagaagaagagaggTTATGGAGGCTCTTATTGCAAGGCTCTTTGCTGGTGTCACCACCATTAAAGCTTCCTATGCAGAGCTGCAAATGGCTCAGCAACCTTACAACAATGAAGCAATTCAGAAAGCTGATCAAGCTGTTGTTGATGAACTCATTTCCATCTCTGAGTTGAAGAAAACGTTCTTGAAGAAAGAACTTAACATTTCATCACCACAAGTCACTCTCATGCTTGCAGAGGTTCAAGAACAACAAAGCCTAATGAAGACCTTTGGAATCACCATTCAAAAGCTCCAATCTTTGGCTGATACCAAAGATTCTGAAATCTCATCAATGAAGAAACAGCTtcatgagtgcactgcattcaaCAAATCACTTGAGAAGAAGCTACACTCAAGTGCTTCATTATCAAAGTTCGAGAATCTTCATCTCTCAGAACTTAACACAACACACTTCATCCATTTTCTTCAACATACTCTAAGCACAATGAAGAGCTTCACGAAGTTGATTATCAAAGAAATGGAATCATCCAATTGGGATTTAGAACTAGTAGCCAAATGTATCCAACCAGATGCAGTTTTTATCAAACAAAGCCATCAATGCTACGCATTTGAATCCTTTGTAAACATGACAATGTTTGAAGGCTTCAATGTTCCAAGTGAACCACTTGAGAAACACCATAACAGAAACCTTTACTTGGAAAACTTCAAGAGGCACAAATCTCTGAACACAAAACACTACTTATCAGCACACGATCCAAACTCATCGTTTGCCAGATTCTTGAAATCCAAGTACCTTCAGGTGGTTCATGAAAAAATGGAGTGTTCCTTCTTTGGAAACCTTAACCATAGGAAGCTACTCAAACTCAACAATGGTGGTGTCCCAGATTCAGCTTTCTTCGTTGCTTTTGCGGAGATGGCAAAGCGTGTATGGTGTTTGCACTGTTTGGCACTTTCTTTAGATGAAGATGTCAGAATTTTTCAGGTGAAGAAGAACACTAGATTCTCTGAGGCCTACATGGAATGTGAAGCAGAACAAGTAGTTTCAACCTCCTCAGAGGAAGTTACTGATTCCGATTCCGGCGAGCTTCGGGTGGGTTTCACGGTGGTTCCAGGTTTTATGATTGGAAAAAGTGTTATACAGAGCCAGGTTTACCTTTCTCCAGTGAGTTAG
- the LOC130954743 gene encoding glycosyltransferase BC10-like, with the protein MVVVATASARGVPPKRRHVITSTSGSRFFSWKLLILLCVSLSCLVVLASLFSLHSSYLSNADSSNHFKVTRSTVSRTFHGPPKIAFLFLVRQNIPLDFLWHVFFKNGNVAKFSIYVHSAPGFVLDESTTRSSFFYGTQISNVIQVSWGESSMIQAERLLLAAALDDPANQRFVLLSDSCVPLYNFSYVYNYVMVSQRSFVDSFLDVKDGRYNPKMSPKIPREKWRKGSQWFTVVRSHAEVIVDDDVIFPVFNKHCKRRPPIDNRKGKLNLKIQKQHNCIPDEHYVQTLLAMHGLEGQLERRTLTYTLWNQSTTKMENKGWHPITFSYANASPQRIKEMKSINHVYYETEFRTEWCRVNSTSVPCFLFARKFSKGAAMRLLSDEVVGHFQVSAVLDTPP; encoded by the exons ATGGTGGTGGTGGCAACTGCAAGTGCGAGAGGCGTGCCTCCCAAGAGGCGCCACGTCATCACCAGCACCAGCGGCAGTAGATTCTTCAGCTGGAAGCTCCTCATCCTGCTCTGCGTTTCACTCTCCTGCCTCGTCGTTTTGgcctctctattttctcttcacTCCTCTTACCTCTCCAACGCTGATAGCTCCAACCACTTCAAGGTAACGCGATCAACGGTTTCTAGAACCTTCCACGGCCCCCCTAAGATCGCCTTCTTGTTCCTCGTTCGCCAAAACATCCCCCTTGATTTCCTCTGGCATGTCTTCTTCAAG AACGGTAACGTTGCCAAGTTCTCGATTTACGTTCATTCGGCGCCAGGTTTCGTGTTGGATGAGTCAACTACGAGATCCAGCTTCTTCTATGGTACACAAATCTCCAATGTCATTCAG GTTTCATGGGGAGAATCAAGTATGATTCAGGCTGAAAGGTTGTTACTGGCGGCAGCACTAGATGACCCTGCAAATCAAAGATTTGTTCTTCTCTCAGATAG CTGTGTTCCTCTGTACAACTTCTCGTATGTGTATAATTATGTCATGGTTTCTCAAAGGAGCTTTGTGGACAG CTTTCTTGATGTGAAGGATGGCCGCTACAACCCGAAAATGTCACCTAAAATACCAAGGGAAAAATGGCGTAAAGGGTCACAG TGGTTCACTGTAGTACGTAGTCATGCAGAAGTAATTGTTGATGATGATGTTATCTTCCCTGTCTTCAATAAGCATTGTAAG AGACGTCCACCAATTGATAACAGAAAGGGAAAGCTGAATCTT AAAATTCAGAAGCAGCACAACTGTATTCCAGATGAACACTATGTTCAGACATTGCTTGCA ATGCATGGTCTTGAAGGTCAACTTGAACGTAGAACGTTGACCTATACCCTGTGGAACCAGTCTacaacaaagatggagaataaaGGCTGGCATCCTATTACTTTCAGCTATGCAAATGCTAGCCCTCAAAGGATAAAGGAAATGAAG AGCATCAATCATGTATATTATGAGACGGAGTTTAGGACAGAATGGTGTCGTGTGAATTCAACATCGGTTCCGTGCTTTTTATTTGCTAGGAAATTCTCTAAGGGAGCTGCCATGCGCTTATTGAGCGACGAAGTTGTTGGTCACTTCCAAGTTTCTGCAGTGTTGGACACTCCCCCATGA
- the LOC130956851 gene encoding uncharacterized protein LOC130956851 isoform X3, with product MDQAKKSASLTTTRLSPLAKPFTLNRSTNHQPGSASSSVLHCNDDPFSSLLDSFRKSNMGSKVATVPSKTTASPVEISTQEQEKSLFEQYPSQEFGKDDDFDGIHWSHFRILEEFPMPSYSSSLTGLGYGTGISGNEVGSSVDDGIMLQKGKHALDGSNTCIAVSDGLHKKSNTIGEKDILSNSKSTIDQASSNLNYPKLSPLKLSTDTYSAKNILQDQSSNNLGVDSESEVDSPCWQGTTAFSATPLETSEPIQSHHVEKGTEKHNSLNPLAPQFFPGVGYIKDDFPSSKSSACPVANNLDYMETVLVESPLELNKGTELRHYTNVSGRENTFNVLNDPKNNYMNPVQNSHSIMTQSSSIVDCSTLKGKLVTAVDVDGFVNGTNGVFHGNGHPPIPTSSSSGVDFDTDLLKTLKGLLKLFIESPRPDVHIMVNAMHVLSELLVQTSVDLANSYSEPDPDTVVQIINNLNMLSTKRFEQGISTHDLTLADSPYHLDRSSKYSKNDHLGKKISVSKVFAESGRISFASSNHQGTENEFAELQVIRRSLGKSLDYEKQMHPEAMLFWNLWLDSEAERCYRKFKTFRCLMESGMDLNSANIAELLR from the exons ATGGATCAGGCGAAGAAATCGGCTTCATTGACCACTACACGTTTGTCACCACTTGCAAAACCCTTCACTCTCAACCGCTCCACCAACCACCAACCTGGTTCAGCTTCTTCATCCGTGCTTCACTGTAACGATGATCCTTTTAGCTCTTTGCTTGATTCTTTCAGGAAAAGCAACATGGGTTCTAAAGTAGCAACTGTGCCTTCAAAAACAACAGCTTCACCTGTTGAAATTTCCACTCAGGAACAGGAAAAATCACTTTTTGAACAGTACCCTTCTCAGGAATTTGGAAAAGATGATGACTTTGATGGGATTCACTGGTCACACTTTAGAATTCTGGAAGAGTTTCCAATGCCTAGTTACTCATCAAGCTTGACTGGTTTAGGATATGGTACTGGTATCAGTGGTAATGAAGTTGGTAGTTCAGTTGATGATGGGATCATGCTTCAAaaag gtAAGCATGCTCTTGATGGGTCAAACACTTGTATAGCAGTGTCTGATGGTCTTCATAAAAAAAGCAATACAATTGGGGAAAAAGATATTCTATCAAATTCAAAAAGCACCATAGATCAAGCTAGCTCTAATCTTAATTACCCTAAGTTATCGCCACTCAAGTTATCAACTGATACATACTCTGCTAAAAACATTCTGCAAGATCAATCTTCCAATAACTTAGGAGTTGACAGTGAATCTGAGGTGGATTCTCCTTGTTGGCAGGGAACAACAGCTTTTAGTGCAACGCCATTAGAAACTTCAGAGCCTATACAATCTCATCATGTTGAGAAAGGAACAGAAAAACATAATAGTTTAAATCCTCTGGCTCCTCAGTTCTTTCCTGGTGTTGGATACATCAAAGATGATTTTCCGTCTTCCAAATCTAGTGCATGCCCTGTAGCTAATAATTTAGATTATATGGAAACTGTGTTGGTGGAATCCCCGTTGGAATTAAATAAGGGAACTGAGCTTCGGCATTATACTAACGTCAGTGGAAGAGAGAACACATTTAATGTCCTTAATGatccaaaaaataattatatgaatCCTGTGCAAAATTCTCACTCTATAATGACTCAATCTTCTTCCATAGTAGATTGCTCAACACTGAAAGGAAAACTTGTAACTGCTGTAGATGTTGATGGCTTTGTGAATGGAACTAATGGGGTTTTCCATGGAAATGGTCATCCTCCAATTCCAACTTCATCCTCATCTGGAGTTGATTTTGATACTGATCTTCTTAAAACACTCAAGGGTCTTTTGAAGTTATTTATCGAGTCTCCCAGACCCGATGTTCATATAATGGTCAATGCTATGCATGTTCTTTCAGAATTGCTTGTCCAAACTTCTGTAGACCTAGCAAATTCATATAGTGAACCTGATCCTGATACTGTTGTACAAATAATCAATAATCTGAACATGCTTAGCACAAAAAGATTTGAACAAGGGATTTCAACCCATGATTTAACATTGGCAGACAGTCCATATCATCTTGACAGGTCATCAAAATATTCTAAG AATGATCACCTGGGAAAGAAAATCAGTGTTTCTAAAGTGTTTGCTGAGAGTGGACGGATTTCTTTTGCATCTAGCAATCATCAAGGCACTGAAAATGAATTTGCTGAG CTTCAGGTCATTCGAAGAAGTCTTGGGAAGAGTTTGGATTATGAGAAACAAATGCATCCAGAGGCTATGTTGTTTTGGAATTTGTGGCTTGATTCTGAAGCAGAACGGTGTTATAGGAAATTCAAAACGTTCCGTTGCCTTATGGAATCTGGCATGGATTTGAATTCAGCGAACATTGCG GAACTGTTGAGGTGA
- the LOC130956851 gene encoding uncharacterized protein LOC130956851 isoform X2, protein MDQAKKSASLTTTRLSPLAKPFTLNRSTNHQPGSASSSVLHCNDDPFSSLLDSFRKSNMGSKVATVPSKTTASPVEISTQEQEKSLFEQYPSQEFGKDDDFDGIHWSHFRILEEFPMPSYSSSLTGLGYGTGISGNEVGSSVDDGIMLQKGKHALDGSNTCIAVSDGLHKKSNTIGEKDILSNSKSTIDQASSNLNYPKLSPLKLSTDTYSAKNILQDQSSNNLGVDSESEVDSPCWQGTTAFSATPLETSEPIQSHHVEKGTEKHNSLNPLAPQFFPGVGYIKDDFPSSKSSACPVANNLDYMETVLVESPLELNKGTELRHYTNVSGRENTFNVLNDPKNNYMNPVQNSHSIMTQSSSIVDCSTLKGKLVTAVDVDGFVNGTNGVFHGNGHPPIPTSSSSGVDFDTDLLKTLKGLLKLFIESPRPDVHIMVNAMHVLSELLVQTSVDLANSYSEPDPDTVVQIINNLNMLSTKRFEQGISTHDLTLADSPYHLDRSSKYSKGLELTSVETLPTLNQPYVQNDHLGKKISVSKVFAESGRISFASSNHQGTENEFAEVIRRSLGKSLDYEKQMHPEAMLFWNLWLDSEAERCYRKFKTFRCLMESGMDLNSANIAELLR, encoded by the exons ATGGATCAGGCGAAGAAATCGGCTTCATTGACCACTACACGTTTGTCACCACTTGCAAAACCCTTCACTCTCAACCGCTCCACCAACCACCAACCTGGTTCAGCTTCTTCATCCGTGCTTCACTGTAACGATGATCCTTTTAGCTCTTTGCTTGATTCTTTCAGGAAAAGCAACATGGGTTCTAAAGTAGCAACTGTGCCTTCAAAAACAACAGCTTCACCTGTTGAAATTTCCACTCAGGAACAGGAAAAATCACTTTTTGAACAGTACCCTTCTCAGGAATTTGGAAAAGATGATGACTTTGATGGGATTCACTGGTCACACTTTAGAATTCTGGAAGAGTTTCCAATGCCTAGTTACTCATCAAGCTTGACTGGTTTAGGATATGGTACTGGTATCAGTGGTAATGAAGTTGGTAGTTCAGTTGATGATGGGATCATGCTTCAAaaag gtAAGCATGCTCTTGATGGGTCAAACACTTGTATAGCAGTGTCTGATGGTCTTCATAAAAAAAGCAATACAATTGGGGAAAAAGATATTCTATCAAATTCAAAAAGCACCATAGATCAAGCTAGCTCTAATCTTAATTACCCTAAGTTATCGCCACTCAAGTTATCAACTGATACATACTCTGCTAAAAACATTCTGCAAGATCAATCTTCCAATAACTTAGGAGTTGACAGTGAATCTGAGGTGGATTCTCCTTGTTGGCAGGGAACAACAGCTTTTAGTGCAACGCCATTAGAAACTTCAGAGCCTATACAATCTCATCATGTTGAGAAAGGAACAGAAAAACATAATAGTTTAAATCCTCTGGCTCCTCAGTTCTTTCCTGGTGTTGGATACATCAAAGATGATTTTCCGTCTTCCAAATCTAGTGCATGCCCTGTAGCTAATAATTTAGATTATATGGAAACTGTGTTGGTGGAATCCCCGTTGGAATTAAATAAGGGAACTGAGCTTCGGCATTATACTAACGTCAGTGGAAGAGAGAACACATTTAATGTCCTTAATGatccaaaaaataattatatgaatCCTGTGCAAAATTCTCACTCTATAATGACTCAATCTTCTTCCATAGTAGATTGCTCAACACTGAAAGGAAAACTTGTAACTGCTGTAGATGTTGATGGCTTTGTGAATGGAACTAATGGGGTTTTCCATGGAAATGGTCATCCTCCAATTCCAACTTCATCCTCATCTGGAGTTGATTTTGATACTGATCTTCTTAAAACACTCAAGGGTCTTTTGAAGTTATTTATCGAGTCTCCCAGACCCGATGTTCATATAATGGTCAATGCTATGCATGTTCTTTCAGAATTGCTTGTCCAAACTTCTGTAGACCTAGCAAATTCATATAGTGAACCTGATCCTGATACTGTTGTACAAATAATCAATAATCTGAACATGCTTAGCACAAAAAGATTTGAACAAGGGATTTCAACCCATGATTTAACATTGGCAGACAGTCCATATCATCTTGACAGGTCATCAAAATATTCTAAG GGACTTGAATTGACAAGTGTCGAGACCCTACCCACGCTGAATCAACCTTATGTGCAGAATGATCACCTGGGAAAGAAAATCAGTGTTTCTAAAGTGTTTGCTGAGAGTGGACGGATTTCTTTTGCATCTAGCAATCATCAAGGCACTGAAAATGAATTTGCTGAG GTCATTCGAAGAAGTCTTGGGAAGAGTTTGGATTATGAGAAACAAATGCATCCAGAGGCTATGTTGTTTTGGAATTTGTGGCTTGATTCTGAAGCAGAACGGTGTTATAGGAAATTCAAAACGTTCCGTTGCCTTATGGAATCTGGCATGGATTTGAATTCAGCGAACATTGCG GAACTGTTGAGGTGA
- the LOC130956851 gene encoding uncharacterized protein LOC130956851 isoform X1, giving the protein MDQAKKSASLTTTRLSPLAKPFTLNRSTNHQPGSASSSVLHCNDDPFSSLLDSFRKSNMGSKVATVPSKTTASPVEISTQEQEKSLFEQYPSQEFGKDDDFDGIHWSHFRILEEFPMPSYSSSLTGLGYGTGISGNEVGSSVDDGIMLQKGKHALDGSNTCIAVSDGLHKKSNTIGEKDILSNSKSTIDQASSNLNYPKLSPLKLSTDTYSAKNILQDQSSNNLGVDSESEVDSPCWQGTTAFSATPLETSEPIQSHHVEKGTEKHNSLNPLAPQFFPGVGYIKDDFPSSKSSACPVANNLDYMETVLVESPLELNKGTELRHYTNVSGRENTFNVLNDPKNNYMNPVQNSHSIMTQSSSIVDCSTLKGKLVTAVDVDGFVNGTNGVFHGNGHPPIPTSSSSGVDFDTDLLKTLKGLLKLFIESPRPDVHIMVNAMHVLSELLVQTSVDLANSYSEPDPDTVVQIINNLNMLSTKRFEQGISTHDLTLADSPYHLDRSSKYSKGLELTSVETLPTLNQPYVQNDHLGKKISVSKVFAESGRISFASSNHQGTENEFAELQVIRRSLGKSLDYEKQMHPEAMLFWNLWLDSEAERCYRKFKTFRCLMESGMDLNSANIAELLR; this is encoded by the exons ATGGATCAGGCGAAGAAATCGGCTTCATTGACCACTACACGTTTGTCACCACTTGCAAAACCCTTCACTCTCAACCGCTCCACCAACCACCAACCTGGTTCAGCTTCTTCATCCGTGCTTCACTGTAACGATGATCCTTTTAGCTCTTTGCTTGATTCTTTCAGGAAAAGCAACATGGGTTCTAAAGTAGCAACTGTGCCTTCAAAAACAACAGCTTCACCTGTTGAAATTTCCACTCAGGAACAGGAAAAATCACTTTTTGAACAGTACCCTTCTCAGGAATTTGGAAAAGATGATGACTTTGATGGGATTCACTGGTCACACTTTAGAATTCTGGAAGAGTTTCCAATGCCTAGTTACTCATCAAGCTTGACTGGTTTAGGATATGGTACTGGTATCAGTGGTAATGAAGTTGGTAGTTCAGTTGATGATGGGATCATGCTTCAAaaag gtAAGCATGCTCTTGATGGGTCAAACACTTGTATAGCAGTGTCTGATGGTCTTCATAAAAAAAGCAATACAATTGGGGAAAAAGATATTCTATCAAATTCAAAAAGCACCATAGATCAAGCTAGCTCTAATCTTAATTACCCTAAGTTATCGCCACTCAAGTTATCAACTGATACATACTCTGCTAAAAACATTCTGCAAGATCAATCTTCCAATAACTTAGGAGTTGACAGTGAATCTGAGGTGGATTCTCCTTGTTGGCAGGGAACAACAGCTTTTAGTGCAACGCCATTAGAAACTTCAGAGCCTATACAATCTCATCATGTTGAGAAAGGAACAGAAAAACATAATAGTTTAAATCCTCTGGCTCCTCAGTTCTTTCCTGGTGTTGGATACATCAAAGATGATTTTCCGTCTTCCAAATCTAGTGCATGCCCTGTAGCTAATAATTTAGATTATATGGAAACTGTGTTGGTGGAATCCCCGTTGGAATTAAATAAGGGAACTGAGCTTCGGCATTATACTAACGTCAGTGGAAGAGAGAACACATTTAATGTCCTTAATGatccaaaaaataattatatgaatCCTGTGCAAAATTCTCACTCTATAATGACTCAATCTTCTTCCATAGTAGATTGCTCAACACTGAAAGGAAAACTTGTAACTGCTGTAGATGTTGATGGCTTTGTGAATGGAACTAATGGGGTTTTCCATGGAAATGGTCATCCTCCAATTCCAACTTCATCCTCATCTGGAGTTGATTTTGATACTGATCTTCTTAAAACACTCAAGGGTCTTTTGAAGTTATTTATCGAGTCTCCCAGACCCGATGTTCATATAATGGTCAATGCTATGCATGTTCTTTCAGAATTGCTTGTCCAAACTTCTGTAGACCTAGCAAATTCATATAGTGAACCTGATCCTGATACTGTTGTACAAATAATCAATAATCTGAACATGCTTAGCACAAAAAGATTTGAACAAGGGATTTCAACCCATGATTTAACATTGGCAGACAGTCCATATCATCTTGACAGGTCATCAAAATATTCTAAG GGACTTGAATTGACAAGTGTCGAGACCCTACCCACGCTGAATCAACCTTATGTGCAGAATGATCACCTGGGAAAGAAAATCAGTGTTTCTAAAGTGTTTGCTGAGAGTGGACGGATTTCTTTTGCATCTAGCAATCATCAAGGCACTGAAAATGAATTTGCTGAG CTTCAGGTCATTCGAAGAAGTCTTGGGAAGAGTTTGGATTATGAGAAACAAATGCATCCAGAGGCTATGTTGTTTTGGAATTTGTGGCTTGATTCTGAAGCAGAACGGTGTTATAGGAAATTCAAAACGTTCCGTTGCCTTATGGAATCTGGCATGGATTTGAATTCAGCGAACATTGCG GAACTGTTGAGGTGA